In the genome of Brienomyrus brachyistius isolate T26 unplaced genomic scaffold, BBRACH_0.4 scaffold293, whole genome shotgun sequence, one region contains:
- the LOC125728536 gene encoding uncharacterized protein LOC125728536, translating to MSDLPAERLQTDPPFSYVGLDVFGPWEVSTRRTKGGQANSKRWAVLFTCMSTRAVHIEVIETLSSSSFINALRRFFAIRGPAKQLRSDCGTNFIGASKDLKLYSPKPGETSVDDYLRKQRCSWVFNAPHSSHMGGAWERMIGISRRILDSMLLQAGNPTLTHEVLTTLMAEVTAIINARPLVPVSSDPDAPLILTPSALLTQKVDPIPTPPVDFTKADIYTRQWKRVQALADTFWARWQREYLHMLQGRQKWQRSRPNLKEGDVVLLKDKQLKRNEWPMGVIVKTLPSRDGVVRKMEVKVTRDKIAKIFCRPISDCILLLRDWSNI from the coding sequence ATGTCTGACTTACCTGCCGAACGTCTTCAGACGGACCCCCCGTTCTCTTATGTTGGCCTCGATGtatttggaccgtgggaggttTCAACACGCCGCACCAAAGGTGGTCAAGCAAACAGTAAGAGATGGGCAGTCTTGTTCACTTGCATGTCTACACGGGCTGTTCATATTGAAGTGATTGAAACTCTCAGCTCTTCCAGTTTCATCAATGCTCTTCGCAGGTTCTTTGCGATCAGAGGCCCGGCTAAGCAGTTGAGGTCAGATTGCGGAACCAATTTTATTGGTGCCTCCAAGGACCTAAAGTTGTATTCCCCAAAGCCTGGTGAGACAAGTGTGGATGACTACCTACGCAAGCAGAGGTGTTCCTGGGTGTTTAATGCGCCTCACTCCTCTCACATGGGTGGCGCCTGGGAGCGTATGATAGGCATCTCACGACGCATCCTAGACTCGATGCTCCTACAAGCAGGAAACCCTACACTAACTCACGAGGTCCTGACAACGTTAATGGCGGAAGTCACGGCTATTATCAACGCAAGGCCCTTGGTACCCGTTTCCTCGGATCCAGACGCTCCCTTAATCCTGACCCCTTCAGCTCTGCTCACCCAGAAGGTCGATCCGATCCCAACTCCACCTGTGGATTTTACCAAGGCCGACATATATACACGTCAGTGGAAGAGAGTTCAAGCCCTTGCCGACACATTCTGGGCCAGGTGGCAGAGGGAGTACCTTCACATGCTCCAAGGTCGTCAGAAATGGCAGCGCAGCAGACCAAACTTGAAGGAAGGAGATGTTGTTCTTCTGAAGGACAAGCAACTAAAAAGAAATGAGTGGCCTATGGGTGTCATCGTGAAGACACTTCCAAGCAGAGATGGAGTTGTCAGAAAGATGGAAGTGAAGGTGACACGTGACAAGATTGCGAAGATATTCTGTAGACCCATTTCGGACTGTATCCTTCTTCTGAGAGATTGGTCTAACATCTAA